The genomic segment GCCGGGCGAGCACGACCGCCGCATCACCCTCCTGCGCCTCACCGCCGAGGGCCAGCAGGCCTGCAAGCGGCTGGGGCAGTGGGGGCACCAGCTGCAAGCCGCCCTCCAGCAGCTCACCGCCGAGCAGCGGCAGGCACTGGAGAGCGGGCTGGGGGCGGTGATCTGGAGCCTGCGGACCAGCGGACATCTCACCGTGGCCGAGCCGTGCCGAGGCTGCATCTACTTCGCGGAAGATGCCGCGCCGGGGCAGCCAGAGCCGCACTACTGCCGCCTCATCCAGCAGTTTCTGCCCGAGGAGGAGGCGCGAAAGGACTGCCCAGAGCACACCCCGCCCGACCAGGCTGGCACGCCGCATCGGCTCGCGCGGGATGATGTAGACCCCGACGTTCGCAATGGCTAAAGCAGCGCGCCCAGCAGGCAAGCTACACTGAGATAAGGAAGATCCATGTCCATGCGAGAAGAGCCGATCACCCTCTTTGGGGCCGACGACTGCTATGACACCCAGCGAACGCGCCAGCAGCTCATCCAGCTGGGCATCCCATTCAAGGAGATCCGGATCGACGATGATCCGATCGCCACCAGCTTTGTCACCGTGGTGAACGGCGGCTACCGCAGCACGCCGACGCTGCTGATCGGCCAGGGCAAGGAGAAGGTGGTCATCACCGAGCCGACCAACCCTGAGTTGGTCGCCATCCTGCGCCAGATCGGCTACGACCATGTAGCGCTGACCCTGCCGGATACGATCAACTCGTTGCAGTGCTCTCCTGAGGGGCTATGATAGAGAGGTCGAGAGCACCCGAACTATCGAGAGTCGTCGCTACCGATCTGCAGCGCAGAGGGAGAATGCTGGATGATACCGCAGGTACTTGGGCTGTTTATCGGGCATCCGCACACGTATGGCCGCGAGGGGGCCAGCGACCCGCTGGATCGCCCGTGGACATCGGGCATCGTCAAGGCTGCGGTGAGCGGCCCCATCTGGCTGGGGCGCACCAACCTCGCGGGCGATGCGCAGGCCGATCTTGAGAACCACGGCGGGCCAGAGAAAGCCGTATGCGTGTACCCAGGCGAGCACTACCCATCCTGGCGCGCAGCGCTGGGCCAGCCCGATTTCCCCTTCGGGGCCTTTGGCGAGAATATCACGGTGGGCGGCCAGACCGAGGCCGACGTGTGCATCGGCGACATCTTCACGCTTGGGGATGCCCGCGTGCAAGTGTCGCAGCCGCGCCAGCCCTGCTGGAAGCTAGCGCGCCGCTGGCACCTGAGGGATCTGGCCGCGCAGGTGCAGCGCAGCGGGCGGACCGGCTGGTACCTGCGCGTGCTCGACGAGGGGCTGGTGGGGCCAGATGCCCAGATGCAGCTGATCGAGCGCCCCTACCCAGAGTGGAGCATCGCGCACGCGAACCAGATCATGCACCACCGCAGGCACGATCTGGCGGCGGCGGCGGCCCTGGCCGACTGCCCACAGCTCTCCGGCAGCTGGCGGCGCACCCTCCAGGCGCGGGCGGAGCGCGGCAGCGAAGGCAGCCCAGCCCCATGAAGCAAGCGCTCAACCCGAGATGCTGCGCGCCTAGCCCCCGCTATCGGCATCGATAGGGATGGCGGACGGGGCGTGATAAAGCTGGTTGAGCCGAGCAAACAGAAGACGCCAAGATCGTTAAACGATCTTGGCGTCTTCGTGTCTTCGTGGTTCAAAAACCTACGGGTACATGCGGTAGAGCATACGGGGGAAGGGGATGGTCTCGCGGATGTGGTGGGTGCCCGCGATCCAGGCCGTGCAGCGCTCGATGCCCATGCCGAAGCCCGAGTGCGGCACGCTGCCGTAGCGGCGCAAGTCGAGGTACCACTGGTAGTCCTCCAGCTTCAGGCCCTGCTCCACGATCCGCTGCTCCAGCAGGGCCGCATCGTGGATGCGCTGCGAGCCGCCGATGATCTCGCCGTAGCCCTCGGGGGCCAGCAGGTCGGCGCAGAGCACCACCTCGGGGCGGTCGTGGTCGGGCTGCATGTAGAAGGCCTTCACCGAGGTGGGGTACTTCTCCACGAACACCGGGCGGTCGAACTTGCTGGCGATCAGCGTCTCGTGGGGCGCGCCCAGATCCTCGCCCCAGGGCAGCGGCGTCGCGCCCTCGACCAGGCCCTGGTTGTCCGCCACCAGCTTGAGCGCCTCGTCGTAGGTGATGCGCGGGAACGGCGCGAGGCAGTTCTCCAGCGTGGTGGTGTCGCGCTCCAGCACCTTCAGATCTTCGGCGCGGCGCTCCAGGCAGCGCTGCACGATCGCGCTCACGAAGTTCTCCTGGAGCCGCATGTTGTCCTCATGCGTGGCGAAGGCCACCTCCGGCTCGATCATCCAGAACTCGGTGAGGTGGCGGCGGGTCTTCGACTTCTCGGCGCGGAAGGTCGGGCCGAAGCAGTAGACCTTGCCGAAGCTCATCATGCCCGACTCGACGTAGAGCTGGCCGGTCTGCGCTAGGTAGGCCTGGCCCAGGTCGAAGTACTCGATCGCGAACAGGTTCGATGTGCCCTCGGCGGCGGTGGGCGTGAGGATGGGCGAGTCGTAGCGGATGAAGCCCTGGGCGTTGAGCCACTCCTGGGCGGCGGCGATCACCTCGGCGCGGATGCGCAGCAGGGCGTTCTGCTTGGAGGAGCGCACCCACAGGTGGCGGTGCTCCATCAGGAACTCGACGCCGTGATCCTTGGGCTGGATGGGGTACTCCTGCTCGGGCACGTGCACCACCTCGACGCCGGTCACATCCAGCTCGTAGCCGCCCGCCGCTCGCTCGTCGGCGCGCACCTTGCCCGTGATCCGGCACGAGCTCTCCAGCGTCAGGCGCTGGGCCGCCTCGAACACGGCCTCCTCCACATTCTTGCGGAACACCACGCACTGCATCACACCGCTGCCGTCGCGCAGCCGGATGAAGATCAGCTTGCCCTTGGCTGTTTTATTCGCCACCCACCCAGCCAGCGTTACCTCCTGGCCCTCGTGCTTGGCGATCTCGGCAATCGTTGCCGTCGGTAGTAGTGACATACCTCGAAAACCTTTCCGCAGTATCGCTCGATGTCCCTGAGTATAGCACAAGATAGGCGGGGGCTGGCATCGCTGGCGGTCAGCACGCCAAGCTCTGGCATATGCCAGAGCTGCGCCAGCGCATTACTACCTGAGCATCACCCCATCCAGCACGATCTGCGCGAGCTGATCAAGGAAGGCCGCATCAAGCGGAGCCTGGAAGAACAGCATGCGCACATACAGCGCCCCGATCAGCGTGGTGAACACCGCCTCCGGCACGACTCCCGCCGCGATCTCGCCCCGCGCGACCGCGCGCTCGATCAGCAGGCCGGTGTGGCTAAACCGCGCCGCCCAGTACAGCTGCCGGGCCTGCGAGTCCTGCTGGCTCATGGTCGAAAATGCCGACCGCGTGAGCAGCCTGCCCAGCGGCGACTCGAGAAAGCTGGCGCTGGATTGAAGAAATGCCTGGATGTCGCCGCGAAAGTTGCCCGTGTCTGGCAGCGGTATGGTCTCGTTCATGCGTGTCAGCACCGTCTCGATGATCAGGCCGTCGCGGCTGCCCCAGCGCCGGTAGATGGTCGACTCGTGCACGCCCACCTGGCTCGCGATCTCAGCGACGTTAAAGCTCTCGATATCCTCATCGCGCAGCATATCCATCGTCGCATCCATCACCGCTTGGCGGATGCGCGCGCTGCGCCCGCCGGTCCGCCGCTTTGGCGCGCTGGGCGGGGCGGGCTGCTGCGGCTGTCTCTTATCCATAGGTTGCCTCGCATCTCACGCTCATATTCGTATCTTAATGCAAGTGGCTTGCATTATCAAATCGGGTGTGCTACAGTGGCGCGCATCTATCGCGAGTCACTCGCATTAAGGAGACATGGTATGTCCACGCAGATCGCAAAAGTAGCCCTCATCACCGGCGCATCATCGGGGATCGGGCGCGCCACCGCGCTCGCGCTGGCCAGCGCGGGGTATGTGGCCTACGCCACCGCACGGCAGCCCCACGCGCTCGCCGCGCTTGAGCGGGCTGGGCTACACGCGCTGCCGCTCGATGTGACCGACGAGCGCAGCATGGCCGCAGCCGTGCAGCGCATCGAGGCCGCGCACGGCGCGATCGATGTGCTCGTCAACAACGCCGGTGCCAGCGAGATGGGGCCGCTCGAAGAGATCGAGCTAGCGCGCGTGCGCCACCTCTTCGAGACCAACGTCTTCGGCATGCTACGGCTGTGCCAGCTGGCTCTGCCCGGCATGCGCCGCCGAGGCGGCGGGCGGATCGTGAACGTCAGCTCGATGGGCGGCGAGTTCACCACGCCGTTCAGCGGGGCGTACCACGCCAGCAAGTACGCCGTCGAGTCGCTCTCCGACGCGCTGCGGTTCGAGGTGCAGCCCTTCGGCGTGGGTGTGATCGTCATCCAGCCGGGCGTGGTGCAGACGCCATTCGGGGCGCGCGCCCAGGCCAGCATCCGCACCAGTGAGGACAGCCCCTACGCGGCGCAGCTGGATGCCTTCCGCCGCTTCCTGGCGGCCAACGCCGACGGCGATAGCGCCGAGGTGCTCACCCCCGACCTAGTGGCCCAGGTGATCGTCGATGCGGTATCGGCGGCGCAGCCGGAGACGCGCTACAAGGTGGGGGCCGAGGCCGAGCAGCTCGCCAGCGCGCGCCGCTCGATGAGCGACCGCAAGTGGGATGCGCTCTACCGCCAGCTGCTGGGCTGAGCGCTAGGGCATATAGCCATGCCCATGTCGCCATATCAAACACACTGCGGCCACCCGCCCGATCACCACAGATCGGCCATCTGCGAGTAGATCAGCAGCGGCTTGGTATCCAGAAACACGCGCGGCGAGAAATCTGCGAAGTAGCCGATGTTCATGCACCACTTCTCGTACCACCACCACGGCCAGTCCCACGAGTGCGGCGTGAACTGCGGGCTGCGGCGGGCATTGTAGCGAACCCGCCCCCACTGGCCCGGCTGAAGGATGAGCGCATCCGAGCGAGCG from the Chloroflexia bacterium SDU3-3 genome contains:
- a CDS encoding MOSC domain-containing protein, producing MIPQVLGLFIGHPHTYGREGASDPLDRPWTSGIVKAAVSGPIWLGRTNLAGDAQADLENHGGPEKAVCVYPGEHYPSWRAALGQPDFPFGAFGENITVGGQTEADVCIGDIFTLGDARVQVSQPRQPCWKLARRWHLRDLAAQVQRSGRTGWYLRVLDEGLVGPDAQMQLIERPYPEWSIAHANQIMHHRRHDLAAAAALADCPQLSGSWRRTLQARAERGSEGSPAP
- a CDS encoding TetR/AcrR family transcriptional regulator, with amino-acid sequence MDKRQPQQPAPPSAPKRRTGGRSARIRQAVMDATMDMLRDEDIESFNVAEIASQVGVHESTIYRRWGSRDGLIIETVLTRMNETIPLPDTGNFRGDIQAFLQSSASFLESPLGRLLTRSAFSTMSQQDSQARQLYWAARFSHTGLLIERAVARGEIAAGVVPEAVFTTLIGALYVRMLFFQAPLDAAFLDQLAQIVLDGVMLR
- the asnS gene encoding asparagine--tRNA ligase — translated: MSLLPTATIAEIAKHEGQEVTLAGWVANKTAKGKLIFIRLRDGSGVMQCVVFRKNVEEAVFEAAQRLTLESSCRITGKVRADERAAGGYELDVTGVEVVHVPEQEYPIQPKDHGVEFLMEHRHLWVRSSKQNALLRIRAEVIAAAQEWLNAQGFIRYDSPILTPTAAEGTSNLFAIEYFDLGQAYLAQTGQLYVESGMMSFGKVYCFGPTFRAEKSKTRRHLTEFWMIEPEVAFATHEDNMRLQENFVSAIVQRCLERRAEDLKVLERDTTTLENCLAPFPRITYDEALKLVADNQGLVEGATPLPWGEDLGAPHETLIASKFDRPVFVEKYPTSVKAFYMQPDHDRPEVVLCADLLAPEGYGEIIGGSQRIHDAALLEQRIVEQGLKLEDYQWYLDLRRYGSVPHSGFGMGIERCTAWIAGTHHIRETIPFPRMLYRMYP
- a CDS encoding glutaredoxin family protein, yielding MSMREEPITLFGADDCYDTQRTRQQLIQLGIPFKEIRIDDDPIATSFVTVVNGGYRSTPTLLIGQGKEKVVITEPTNPELVAILRQIGYDHVALTLPDTINSLQCSPEGL
- a CDS encoding SDR family NAD(P)-dependent oxidoreductase yields the protein MSTQIAKVALITGASSGIGRATALALASAGYVAYATARQPHALAALERAGLHALPLDVTDERSMAAAVQRIEAAHGAIDVLVNNAGASEMGPLEEIELARVRHLFETNVFGMLRLCQLALPGMRRRGGGRIVNVSSMGGEFTTPFSGAYHASKYAVESLSDALRFEVQPFGVGVIVIQPGVVQTPFGARAQASIRTSEDSPYAAQLDAFRRFLAANADGDSAEVLTPDLVAQVIVDAVSAAQPETRYKVGAEAEQLASARRSMSDRKWDALYRQLLG
- a CDS encoding winged helix-turn-helix transcriptional regulator, yielding MDNLTQALLRIGQATRTIALDEARAVGLTPVQAQTLLFVSNTKSFATTVRQLAATLGATNASTVGVIDALVAKGLLRREPGEHDRRITLLRLTAEGQQACKRLGQWGHQLQAALQQLTAEQRQALESGLGAVIWSLRTSGHLTVAEPCRGCIYFAEDAAPGQPEPHYCRLIQQFLPEEEARKDCPEHTPPDQAGTPHRLARDDVDPDVRNG